The following proteins are co-located in the Leishmania major strain Friedlin complete genome, chromosome 30 genome:
- a CDS encoding conserved zinc-finger protein, protein MSRCGTCNVVLENGEILRAHYGSEFHLTNVRRRVDGLRPLSQQDHRLSSNEMEGAVLDEKGTPVYSCTLCKKTFHSVQTLQTHIRSTAHLMRKEKRIIARDSETASMLTSTSLGSAAMGLHRRHNAKKGAAARGDAKPKTAPKVDAEEREEDASELRCMFCGFLSTDVVSNAHHLECVHSFTVPLAAHCTNQAALLAYLARKINGLMCIVCNERTRSFSSLEALRDHMREMNHERLILSPEYQEFYDVALEDPEAARPVQLEGVRGDELVLAHDKGPGKKRVVLKRENDVPRARPRETEEQNEKRMAILAEEQETRALARQEQKELVMVQNKEAAWVAKRSGGNRQDLQLDVSMRTNKLHPKGYDGNMMFS, encoded by the coding sequence ATGTCGCGCTGTGGTACGTGCAACGTGGTGCTAGAGAACGGTGAGATACTGCGTGCTCACTATGGGTCTGAGTTTCACCTCACTAAtgtgcgtcgccgcgtcgACGGCTTGCGCCCGCTGTCGCAGCAGGATCACCGCCTCTCTAGCAATGAGATGGAGGGGGCTGTGCTGGACGAGAAGGGCACGCCCGTCTACTCATGCACGCTGTGCAAAAAGACATTTCACTCTGTCCAGACACTGCAGACACATATCCGCTCAACAGCGCATCTGATGCGAAAGGAGAAGCGCATCATCGCGCGTGACTCGGAGACGGCGAGTATGCTGACATCGACTTCGCTCGGTAGCGCGGCGATGGGCCTGCATCGTCGCCACAACGCCAAGAagggcgccgctgcgcgtggtgACGCGAAGCCGAAGACCGCTCCGAAGGTGGACGCtgaggagcgggaggaggacgcgAGCGAGTTGCGCTGCATGTTCTGCGGCTTTCTCTCGACGGATGTCGTGTCCAACGCGCACCATTTAGAATGCGTGCACAGTTTCACAGTTCCGCTGGCGGCTCACTGCACGAACcaggcagcgctgctcgcgTATCTCGCTCGCAAAATCAACGGTCTTATGTGCATCGTGTGCAATGAGCGCacccgctccttctcttcgcTGGAAGCTCTGCGCGACCACATGCGCGAAATGAACCACGAGCGTCTTATTCTCAGCCCTGAATACCAGGAGTTCTACGACGTGGCGCTCGAGGACCCGGAAGCGGCGAGGCCGGTGCAGCTCGAGGGTGTCCGCGGCGACGAACTTGTCCTGGCGCACGACAAGGGGCCCGGGAAGAAGCGCGTCGTGCTGAAGCGCGAAAATGATGTGCCACGCGCCCGGCCACGCGAGACAGAGGAGCAGAATGAGAAGCGCATGGCGATTCTGgccgaggagcaggagaCGCGCGCGCTGGCGAGGCAGGAGCAGAAGGAGCTCGTGATGGTGCAGAACAAGGAGGCGGCGTGGGTGGCaaagcgcagcggcggtaaCCGTCAAGACCTTCAGCTGGACGTTAGCATGCGCACGAATAAGCTCCATCCGAAAGGGTACGATGGCAACATGATGTTCAGTTAA
- a CDS encoding tubulin-tyrosine ligase-like protein, whose translation MFRHHGRLCAAAAAAAAAKAGELASSCSSKSPSLIHAVESVSPMPVYLKPSSSPQRKASFYFPRMREKCPPGYAFQPSSLGTALPLFSITSSSCEYYALRLPLLKAGFRRVPAEARDVASNLVWGRSMRFCEMLRDGQPTPLLDLPAADSSEQAAYMDKLRMVNSHQRYNHFPLSHANLGCKRGMAVNVRRAFKDAMQRTTTPGERKAVQSRYSYMPRTWFYPQERESLVTVMKAAPSNRHFIWKPSRGSCGRGILISQGGTAQAASWERIMEVIDCKAASRETRRLFSSYVVQEYIENPLLVEGRKVDLRLYVAVTSYNPLTVYWHEEGLVRFAAEPYSDATSSSSPGIDGGGMEVGDGVGLPGALIDGARPESAASRNRGDHNSDSAAPSDHCAKHMHDRFRHLTNYSVGRRYVAMHGHGRSVLSLPTETNAVDGDAAAPALKWSIQRLWDYIDARGDSTVTSRTGVAPARRPSDAVREEIAQLITRTLMAVRPVVDDAVRRVPMPGSYFELYGFDVMLDASLNPFLIEVNTLPSLESSSAFDYATKTNVVADLLNLAMLEPFERKMAPGSTLWNSSQLREDLHGPLAAKDRGLFHAAETGDVDVVACGNADGAREDVELRMRDELAYARGFHRIFPAKTLSGTSSQRIKMESSASFSGLSAPPTLHQPLDSLAMCPSYLADLHAYESQGLLSEEDTWALAA comes from the coding sequence ATGTTCCGTCATCACGGGCGTCtctgtgcggcggcggccgctgcagcggccgcgaAAGCGGGTGAGTtggccagcagctgctcctctaAATCGCCGTCCCTCATACACGCGGTGGAGTCCGTTTCGCCGATGCCGGTATACTTGAAGCCGTCGAGCAGCCCGCAGCGCAAGGCAAGCTTTTATTTTCCCCGTATGCGTGAGAAGTGCCCCCCGGGCTACGCTTTCCAGCCCAGCTCGCTCGGGACTGCGTTGCCGCTGTTCAGTATCACGTCATCCTCGTGCGAGTACTACGCCTTACGGCTGCCGCTCTTGAAGGCTGGGTTCCGCCGTGTCCCTGCAGAGGCTCGCGACGTGGCGAGCAACCTTGTCTGGGGACGCTCGATGCGGTTCTGCGAGATGCTGCGCGACGGACAGCCGACCCCGCTGCTCGACTTGCCCGCTGCTGATTCGTCTGAGCAGGCAGCTTACATGGACAAGCTTCGCATGGTCAACTCTCACCAGCGGTACAACCACTTCCCGCTCAGCCACGCAAACCTCGGCTGCAAGCGGGGGATGGCGGTGAATGTGCGCCGGGCCTTCAAGGATGCCATGCAGCGTACAACGACGCCAGGAGAGCGGAAGGCGGTGCAGTCGCGCTACAGCTATATGCCACGTACCTGGTTCTATCCGCAGGAACGGGAGAGTTTGGTGACTGTCATGAAGGCCGCACCGAGCAACCGGCACTTCATCTGGAAGCCGTCTCGAGGCAGCTGCGGTCGGGGCATCTTGATCTCGCAaggcggcacggcgcaggcggcgtcgTGGGAGCGCATCATGGAGGTGATTGACTGTAAGGCAGCCTCTAGGGAGACTCGGCGGCTCTTCAGCAGCTACGTTGTGCAGGAGTACATTGAGAATCCTCTTCTCGTGGAAGGTCGGAAGGTGGATCTGCGGCTGTATGTCGCTGTCACCTCCTACAACCCACTCACCGTCTACTGGCACGAGGAGGGGCTGGTGCGCTTTGCAGCTGAGCCGTACAGCGACGCGACTAGCTCATCATCCCCGGGCATCGACGGTGGCGGGATGGAGGTGGGCGACGGAGTCGGTCTACCCGGCGCTCTTATCGATGGCGCGAGACCCGAAAGCGCTGCTTCTCGCAATAGGGGCGACCACAACAGCGACAGTGCGGCTCCGTCGGATCACTGCGCAAAGCACATGCACGACCGTTTCCGTCACCTGACAAACTACTCGGTTGGCAGGCGTTACGTTGCCATGCATGGCCACGGCCGTTCCGTGCTATCCTTGCCGACGGAAACTAACGCGGTTGACGGGGatgcagccgcacctgcgctCAAATGGTCTATCCAGCGGCTGTGGGACTACATTGATGCCCGCGGTGACAGTACTGTGACGAGCCGAACGGGGGTGGCACCGGCTCGCCGCCCCTCCGATGCGGTGCGCGAGGAAATTGCCCAGCTGATCACACGCACGTTGATGGCGGTTCGGCCTgtcgtcgacgacgccgtccgCCGTGTGCCGATGCCGGGCAGCTACTTTGAGCTCTACGGTTTCGATGTCATGCTCGATGCCAGCCTCAACCCGTTTCTCATTGAAGTTAACACGCTGCCGTCACTGGAGAGCAGCTCGGCGTTCGACTACGCCACCAAGACAAACGTGGTGGCTGACCTGCTCAATTTGGCCATGCTAGAGCCGTTCGAGAGGAAGATGGCACCAGGTAGCACGCTCTGGAACTCGTcccagctgcgcgaggatCTACACGGCCCCCTCGCAGCAAAGGATCGGGGGCTTTTCCACGCTGCGGAGACGGGTGACGTCGATGTGGTTGCTTGCGGCAACGCTGATGGAGCCCGCGAGGACGTGGAGCTGCGCATGAGGGACGAACTTGCCTATGCCCGCGGCTTCCACCGCATCTTCCCCGCGAAGACGCTTTCAGGGACGTCTTCACAGCGGATAAAAATGGAAAGCTCAGCCAGCTTCTCGGGCTTGTCAGCACCACCGACTTTGCACCAGCCACTTGACTCGTTGGCGATGTGCCCCTCCTACCTGGCTGACTTGCACGCGTATGAGTCACAGGGCCTTCTCAGCGAGGAGGATACGTGGGCATTGGCGGCGTGA
- a CDS encoding putative phospholipid-translocating P-type ATPase (flippase), whose protein sequence is MRRIRLLDEAVANQYCTNLVVNSRYTVQNFIFKNLYEQFSRPLNLYFLVVTALQFVSVIAPVNPLSTLLPLLFTLTLTAAKEGYDDVKRHRQDHKYNHTLRRVLDAEKVAWVSRINADIRVGDVLLLREDEEIPCDVVVLGATSGVYIRTDNLDGEIDLKPKETLQFTTVDPGNLSRRTRAVCEVSSEAEPPPAVNVISSLTGVCLECPPASAIIDSFEGCADLQPTAQATVSCAGVPSERVPLTHHHLLPQSCVLKNVAQAVCVAVYTGDDTKCGMNKRKAPAKWAQIDKAVSRYSACIFVCQILNALVFGVIGFAKNGSMHDMVWYLPLPVSEASGSAVIYPLRFFLLTTVMIPVSFKFVVDVCKYYMARAVEWDVSMMHTAPATARSRRPDRSQQIGCKVKNSSILEDLGQIDYVLSDKTGTLTQNVMRLDAVTVCPGHHISVSKIADTCATLPEELKKQDTATLATVRRFAQMVALCNTVEVVHPQASSAAGPNGAAIAYHAASPDEVALCVGMRKLGVSLVYRNEHRAVLRMRRGEGSSRTEAAAALGACRHGNSGVRVARADDDAEDDLTWTVHHTLPFSSERRTMGVVVEEPDSGRIWFIVKGADDRVIGMASRGPSSSVASGHPENLPLHPECAARLSLYARRGFRTLLVACKELTRADLSVFLRNIAEASCLVEGRQARLDALRAQMESGVTIVGITAIEDKLQDDVGETISDMLVAGIKVWMLTGDKTETAEQIGLSCGLYRASDMVIRISETQPSADLGRDTCERGGAATHARSWREELLTFPMEQLPPPPSWQSRQSSAASAFVSASAAQMCGKALETRVLGFDASDSSQLSNGPLRTMAQAADSVAEATGGGAGGGAFVSGGPERIAVLVVEGGRVLETILQDPALRARFREMSSRCGSVICARSTPSQKAAIVRFVRGGGFMTLSVGDGGNDVAMLQEAHVGMGIAGKEGQQAARAADVSITQFSDLRALLFVHGQQAYIRSAYVIKYSFYKSMLISFIQLAYNVIGTHMSGGTFWNSFSLTMWNGFYTLPQTIFYCFDRCASRVVLERNPYLYKMTRHAVDLRPGEFFGSFVVRGMLQSVGLLWLSTRLYGPGFAYADSGGTASNDVTFSVSYTALMLSQVYTMWWESHAVTPLNLLMLLGMPLFYVYSTSVYSDSPTLQYFGVFRKSLDTAGILSALGVSVALVVPSIIYLTVTVFQTPNPRDVLRQAEIRRQRLLLTRRDYKRMQPLWVRWFGATPEDCSMLCRRCYSAPSMDIDDAGDDMI, encoded by the coding sequence ATGCGCCGCATTCGCCTACTAGACGAGGCCGTGGCAAATCAGTACTGCACGAACCTTGTGGTCAACAGCCGCTACACGGTGCAGAACTTCATCTTCAAGAACCTCTACGAGCAGTTCAGCCGCCCTCTTAACTTGTACTTTCTGGTTGTGACCGCGCTACAGTTCGTTTCGGTCATCGCGCCTGTAAACCCGCTGTCCACGCTGCTACCGCTCCTTTTCACGCTCACGCTGACCGCCGCGAAGGAAGGCTACGATGACGTGAAGCGGCACCGACAGGACCACAAATACAACCACACGCTTCGCAGGGTGCTTGACGCCGAGAAGGTGGCCTGGGTTTCGCGCATCAACGCCGACATTCGCGTCggcgatgtgctgctgctgcgcgaggacgAAGAAATTCCATGCGACGTTGTCGTACTCGGCGCGACCTCGGGTGTGTACATCCGCACGGACAACTTGGATGGCGAGATTGACCTGAAGCCGAAGGAGACGCTTCAGTTCACTACGGTTGACCCAGGCAATCTctcgcggcgcacgcgcgcggtTTGCGAGGTCAGTTCGGAGGCGGAGCCGCCTCCGGCCGTGAATGTCATTTCGTCCCTCACCGGTGTGTGCCTAGAGTGTCCGCCAGCGTCAGCGATCATAGACTCTTTCGAAGGCTGCGCGGACCTTCAACCCACTGCCCAGGCGACCGTCTCTTGCGCCGGCGTCCCATCGGAGCGAGTGCCTCTCACCCATCACCATCTCCTCCCCCAGTCGTGCGTCCTGAAAAACGTCGCGCAGGCGGTGTGCGTTGCAGTGTACACGGGCGATGACACTAAGTGTGGCATGAACAAGCGCAAGGCGCCTGCGAAGTGGGCGCAAATCGACAAGGCCGTCAGCCGCTACTCCGCTTGCATTTTTGTGTGCCAGATACTGAACGCCCTCGTGTTTGGCGTAATCGGGTTTGCGAAAAACGGAAGCATGCACGACATGGTCTGGtacctgccgctgccggtgagCGAGGCGAGCGGGTCGGCCGTCATATACCCGCTGCGCTTTTTTCTTCTGACGACGGTCATGATTCCCGTCTCCTTCAAGTTCGTCGTCGATGTGTGCAAGTACTACATGGCGAGAGCGGTCGAGTGGGACGTCTCGATGATGCATACGGCACCAGCGACAGcgcggtcgcggcggccAGACCGGTCGCAGCAGATTGGGTGCAAAGTGAAGAACTCCAGTATCCTCGAGGACCTCGGTCAGATCGACTACGTCCTGTCCGACAAGACCGGCACCCTCACGCAAAATGTGATGAGGCTGGACGCCGTCACCGTCTGCCCTGGCCACCATATCTCTGTTTCCAAGATAGCAGACACATGCGCAACTCTGCCAgaggagctgaagaagcAGGACACCGCCACGCTGGCGACAGTGCGGCGATTCGCGCAGATGGTCGCCCTGTGCAACACCGTAGAGGTGGTGCATCCCCAAGCATCTTCGGCCGCTGGCCCGAATGGCGCGGCGATCGCCTACCACGCCGCGTCTCCAGACGAGGTTGCTCTCTGCGTGGGGATGCGCAAGTTGGGGGTCTCACTAGTGTACCGCAACGAGCATCGCGCCGTGCTTCGCATGCGGCGCGGAGAGGGCAGCAGTCGCACcgaggcagcagctgcactggGGGCTTGCCGCCACGGTAACAGCGGCGTACGCGTCGCAAGGGCAGACGACGATGCTGAGGACGACCTGACGTGGACGGTGCACCAcaccctccccttctcctctgaGAGGAGGACGATGGGGGTCGTTGTGGAAGAGCCCGACTCTGGTCGAATTTGGTTTATTGTGAAAGGCGCCGACGATCGGGTGATAGGGATGGCCTCACGGGGGCCGTCATCCTCGGTCGCCTCGGGGCACCCCGAAAACCTTCCGCTCCATCCAGAGTGCGCGGCGAGGCTGTCCCTGTACGCCCGCCGCGGTTTCCGTACCCTTCTCGTCGCGTGCAAGGAACTCACACGGGCGGATCTAAGTGTCTTCCTGCGCAACATCGCGGAGGCGAGCTGTTTGGTCGAGGGCCGGCAGGCCCGCCtcgacgcgctgcgcgcgcagaTGGAGTCTGGTGTGACCATTGTTGGCATCACAGCCATCGAGGACAAGTTGCAGGATGATGTGGGGGAGACGATTAGCGACATGCTCGTCGCCGGCATCAAGGTTTGGATGCTGACAGGGGACAAGACGGAGACGGCAGAGCAGATCGGCTTGTCGTGCGGTCTTTACCGTGCAAGTGATATGGTCATTCGCATTAGCGAGACGCAGCCTTCTGCGGACCTCGGCAGAGACACCTGCGAacgtggcggtgcggcgacCCATGCGAGAAGCtggcgcgaggagctgctcacCTTCCCGATGGAACAACTACCTCCGCCACCTTCCTGGCAGTCCCGACagagcagcgctgcatcCGCGTTTGTGTCCGCTTCGGCAGCGCAGATGTGCGGCAAGGCGCTGGAGACGCGCGTACTTGGTTTCGACGCGAGCGACTCGTCGCAACTCTCGAATGGGCCGTTGCGCACGATGGCGCAGGCAGCGGACAGTGTCGCGGAGGCAACCGGGGGCGGCGCGGGCGGTGGTGCCTTTGTGAGCGGCGGCCCTGAGCGCATCGCCGTCTTAGTTGTGGAGGGTGGTAGGGTACTAGAGACCATCCTACAAGACCCGGCGCTTCGGGCACGCTTCCGCGAGATGtcgagccgctgcggcagcgtcatCTGCGCGCGCTCGACCCCGAGCCAGAAAGCCGCCATCGTCAGGTttgtgcgcggcggcggcttcatGACGCTGtccgtcggcgacggcggcaacgaTGTCGCGATGCTGCAGGAGGCTCATGTGGGCATGGGGATTGCGGGCAAGGAGGGGCAGCAGGCGGCCCGTGCCGCAGATGTCTCCATTACGCAGTTTTCTgacctgcgcgcgctgctgtttgTGCACGGGCAACAGGCGTACATCCGATCCGCGTACGTGATCAAGTACAGCTTCTACAAGTCGATGCTGATTTCATTCATTCAGCTCGCCTACAACGTAATCGGCACCCATATGTCTGGTGGTACCTTCTGGAACAGTTTTTCTCTTACCATGTGGAACGGCTTCTATACGCTGCCACAGACCATCTTCTACTGCTTCGACCGCTGTGCGTCGCGCGTAGTGCTGGAGCGCAATCCGTACCTGTACAAGATGACGCGGCACGCTGTCGACCTACGTCCGGGCGAGTTCTTTGGGTCGTTTGTGGTCCGTGGCATGTTGCAGTCTGTTGGGCTGCTTTGGCTAAGTACGCGGTTGTACGGGCCCGGATTTGCGTacgccgacagcggtggtACGGCGTCCAATGACGTGACGTTCAGTGTCTCTTACACGGCCCTGATGCTGTCGCAGGTGTACACCATGTGGTGGGAGTCGCACGCCGTTACTCCGCTAAACCTCCTCATGCTTCTTGGCATGCCGCTCTTCTACGTGTACTCCACGAGTGTCTATAGTGACAGCCCAACGCTTCAGTACTTTGGCGTGTTTCGCAAGTCGCTTGACACCGCCGGAATTCTTTCGGCGCTTGGTGTCTCGGTGGCACTGGTGGTACCAAGCATAATCTACCTCACGGTGACGGTCTTTCAGACGCCTAACCCGCGCGATGTCCTGCGCCAAGCTGAGATTCGTCgtcagcggctgctgctgacgagGCGCGACTACAAGCGCATGCAGCCGTTGTGGGTTCGCTGGTTTGGCGCCACGCCAGAGGACTGCTCCATGTTGTGTAGGCGATGCTACAGTGCGCCAAGCATGGACATCGACGACGCAGGAGACGACATGATTTGA
- a CDS encoding ATP-dependent DEAD/H DNA helicase recQ family-like protein, with amino-acid sequence MSMNQVGFLHARKCTRRDLLGTSLGNCPASENVLANGASHGIEATPLPGSRSATSTSFTSPTSAPLAPMAESECDVSYLEQMLMQIMDAAKAFANTSQAPSCDTAPQSADTLPACEYLLRKCFHFDTGAFKPRQQEVCLSVLAGVNTLAVCPTGWGKSLCFQFPMLVHRLLFQCRYTRWCRQAATAPAAAQQSSETAVKEGQTGASRFAGALPSAGLPAHLFSRFCVVVSPLLALMEDQAEKINAVDHLSAFVLSAKVGADREARVLAQLESPVCPLDILFVSPEKLIASVPLRRLLQAQAHRLALVCVDEVHCVSGWAYDFRPTFMYVSRVLQSPLLGDPAAHPCQERQATCAREALAAVPYLCLTATATKAVMHDIQASFGIVRTVACGDQWRANLRLQVTDLVERHTSFHHLPSASGDDAEAREPSARVTQDALLEAVQQLPKPMIVYVQSRADADALSGLLSTKCGQSHSPSPSAASGTRSGVFHAAHYPLPREQGSPAYDAEGESTAENPNDGQAEAPHAPEAAMVIRPYHAALTQTMRSATQRQFLQGKIDVLVATIAFGMGVDKVNIRSIIHASAPSSMECYVQEIGRAGRDGAPSICRLLYNPFDFYTLRCRLWGTLLSPSEMHSIVRAILSCSTTHVGQRLMLVSVSALSAELGFTEEIIETVLFLLLTATHVKAPVAEDFSSCASSSPLPAPFKSVFGAYPLSYKVLRVQEEAGKADDSGLSSSASNATLHGRATPLKRRRTGATAALGGSSSPVAGVSLLLRQLGATDAVLELCRVTPNMSNQIEMANKLSMPLDEFQQRMQDLVESGVVTLAKYGRSSALLLELADSFDEAASPAAQQALASHLLALHRGRLDSQVAGLRRMFSVLQRPTHEAVAAELSREPGWHGTGLDNGPLSWRPPGRGLGKMKAVSLVNAFVEENRLRIHSTYEALRALLGIRPRSLIQHGKYAGQLPLAQSWYVNSPYFGALRTFELSWVLQVLAPHHLDAPTLDA; translated from the coding sequence ATGTCCATGAACCAGGTCGGCTTCCTGCACGCTCGCAAGTGCACCAGGCGCGACCTCCTTGGTACTTCGCTGGGAAACTGCCCTGCGTCGGAAAATGTGCTCGCCAACGGTGCTTCCCACGGCATCGAAGCAACACCTCTTCCGGGATCACGTTCAGCCACCTCAACATCTTTCACATCGCCAACTTCTGCTCCTCTGGCCCCAATGGCTGAGTCGGAATGTGATGTGAGCTACCTCGAGCAGATGCTTATGCAGATCATGGACGCGGCCAAGGCGTTTGCGAACACGAGCCAGGCACCGTCATGTGATACCGCGCCGCAAAGCGCAGACACGCTTCCGGCATGTGAGTACCTGCTTCGCAAGTGCTTCCATTTCGACACTGGCGCCTTCAAGCCCCGTCAGCAAGAGGTGTGCCTGTCGGTTCTCGCTGGCGTCAACACGCTCGCCGTGTGCCCTACTGGGTGGGGAAAGTCACTCTGTTTCCAGTTTCCCATGCTTGTTCATCGCCTGCTGTTTCAATGCCGCTACacgcggtggtgccggcaagctgcgacggcaccggcagccgCGCAACAGTCAAGCGAGACGGCGGTCAAAGAAGGGCAGACGGGTGCCTCGAGATTTGCCGGCGCTCTGCCAAGCGCCGGCCTACCGGCGCACCTGTTCAGTCGCTTCTGCGTCGttgtctctcctctcctcgcGCTGATGGAGGACCAGGCGGAGAAAATCAATGCCGTTGATCACCTCAGCGCCTTTGTGCTGTCAGCGAAAGTGGGCGCTGACCGGGAGGCACGGGTGCTTGCCCAGCTCGAGTCCCCGGTCTGCCCGCTCGACATTCTGTTCGTGTCGCCGGAGAAGCTGATTGCGagtgtgccgctgcggcgtctcttgcaggcgcaggcgcaccggCTGGCGCTGGTATGCGTGGACGAGGTGCACTGTGTGTCCGGCTGGGCCTACGACTTCCGGCCCACCTTCATGTACGTCAGCCGCGTCCTGCAGAGCCCCCTTCTTGGCGACCCAGCGGCACACCCATGTCAGGAGCGACAGGCAACGTGCGCGAGGgaggcactggcggcggtgccgtaTCTGTGTCTCACAGCGACTGCCACGAAGGCAGTCATGCACGACATCCAAGCCAGCTTCGGTATTGTGCGAACGGTGGCGTGCGGCGATCAGTGGCGTGCGAACCTTCGGCTGCAGGTGACGGACCTAGTCGAACGCCACACGTCATTTCACCACCTCCCTTCAGCGTCGGGCGATGATGCCGAGGCTCGGGAGCCGTCTGCGCGAGTGACGCAGGACGCGCTtctggaggcggtgcagcagctgccgaaGCCGATGATTGTGTACGTACAAAGCcgcgcagacgcagacgcgTTGTCGGGATTGCTTTCCACCAAATGTGGGCAGTCGCactcgccgtcgccatcggCGGCGTCGGGGACGCGCTCTGGTGTGTTCCACGCCGCGCACTACCCGCTTCCACGCGAGCAGGGCAGCCCAGCCTATGACGCGGAAGGCGAGAGCACGGCGGAGAACCCCAATGACGGGCAGGCAGAAGCGCCACACGCTCCGGAGGCCGCGATGGTGATCCGACCCTATCACGCCGCGTTGACACAGACGATGCGAAGTGCCACTCAGAGACAGTTTCTGCAAGGCAAGATCGACGTATTGGTGGCCACGATTGCGTTTGGCATGGGCGTCGACAAGGTCAACATCCGCAGCATCATCCACGCCTCGGCACCGAGTTCGATGGAGTGCTACGTGCAGGAGATTGGGCGGGCGGGCCGCGACGGTGCGCCAAGCATCTGCCGTCTCCTGTACAACCCTTTTGACTTCTACACTCTCCGGTGCCGACTCTGGGGCACGCTGCTCTCGCCGTCCGAGATGCACTCCATCGTGCGTGCGATCTTGTCATGTTCTACCACCCACGTCGGGCAGCGACTCATGCTTGTCTCTGTATCCGCTCTTTCAGCAGAGCTGGGGTTCACTGAGGAGATCATCGAGACGGTTCTTTTCCTGCTACTCACCGCAACTCACGTCAAGGCTCCGGTTGCCGAGGACTTCTCCTCGTGCGcatcctcttcccctctACCTGCCCCTTTCAAGAGTGTTTTCGGCGCGTACCCGCTCAGCTACAAGGTTCTACGGGTGCAGGAAGAGGCAGGAAAGGCCGACGATTCGGGGCTGTCGAGTTCGGCCAGCAACGCCACCCTCCACGGCAGAGCAACGCCGTTGAAGCGACGGCGCACtggcgccacagcggcacTAGGTggctcctcctcgccagTCGCCGGCGTGAGTCTTCTCCTTCGGCAGCTCGGGGCCACTGACGCCGTTCTGGAGCTGTGCCGCGTGACACCAAATATGTCGAACCAGATCGAAATGGCGAACAAGCTGTCGATGCCGCTTGACGAGTTTCAGCAACGCATGCAGGACCTCGTGGAAAGCGGTGTCGTGACGCTCGCCAAGTATGGCAGGTCTTCAGCTCTGCTTCTTGAGTTGGCAGACTCTTtcgacgaggcggcgagTCCTGCCGCTCAGCAAGCGCTTGCCTCACACCTTTTAGCTCTCCATCGCGGTCGTCTAGATTCGCAGGTGGCCGGGCTGCGACGGATGTTCAGCGTCCTTCAACGCCCGACCCACGAGGCCGTTGCGGCGGAGCTGAGCAGGGAGCCCGGTTGGCACGGCACGGGGCTCGACAACGGTCCTCTTTCATGGAGGCCGCCCGGTCGGGGGCTGGGCAAGATGAAGGCCGTATCTCTGGTCAACGCCTTTGTTGAGGAGAATCGCCTCCGAATCCATTCCACctacgaggcgctgcgtgctTTGTTGGGAATTCGCCCAAGGAGTCTTATCCAGCATGGCAAGTACGCAGGGCAGCTTCCCTTGGCTCAGAGCTGGTACGTGAACTCCCCGTACTTTGGGGCGCTGCGCACCTTTGAGCTGTCGTGGGTGCTACAGGTGCTTGCGCCCCACCACCTCGACGCACCAACCCTCGACGCGTGA